A genomic segment from Geitlerinema sp. PCC 7407 encodes:
- the sbcD gene encoding exonuclease subunit SbcD: MIKVLHLSDIHMGSGFAHGRINPETGLNTRLEDFVTTLRLCIDRAIKEPVDLVLFGGDAFPDATPPPYVQEAFASQFRRLVDAQIPTVLLVGNHDQHSQGQGGASLCIYRTLGVPGFVVGDRLTTHRLETRQGPVQVITLPWVTRSTLLTRPETEGMSLADVSQLLIDRLGVALEGEIRQLDPAVPTVLLAHLMTDTARFGAERFLAVGKGFTIPLALLTRPCFDYVALGHVHRHQVLCESPPVVYPGSLERVDFSEEDEEKGYVLVNLARGETTMAFCPVPARPFRTLRVDVSTQDEPQEVLLKAIAKAPIAEAVIRLIYQVRSEQLDQIDNQVLHQALKAAHSYTIQPELISQLARPRLPELAAEASLDPLRALQTYLTSREDLQDIEADLLEAAQQLLEVTDEEDALTDEAIAPLAVRSDGNTQLRLL, translated from the coding sequence ATGATCAAAGTCCTCCATCTCTCCGATATTCATATGGGCAGCGGCTTTGCCCACGGCCGCATCAATCCCGAAACGGGCCTAAACACGCGCCTGGAAGACTTTGTCACGACCCTGCGCCTCTGTATCGATCGCGCCATCAAGGAACCCGTGGACCTGGTGCTGTTTGGCGGGGATGCCTTCCCGGATGCCACGCCGCCGCCCTACGTCCAAGAGGCCTTTGCCAGCCAGTTTCGCCGCCTAGTCGATGCCCAGATTCCCACGGTGCTGCTGGTGGGCAACCACGACCAGCACTCCCAGGGCCAGGGCGGCGCGAGCCTGTGCATTTATCGCACCCTGGGGGTGCCGGGCTTTGTGGTGGGCGATCGCCTCACGACCCATCGCCTCGAAACCCGCCAAGGCCCGGTTCAGGTGATCACCCTGCCCTGGGTGACCCGCTCGACCCTGCTGACCCGCCCCGAAACCGAAGGCATGTCCCTAGCCGACGTCAGCCAGCTTTTGATCGATCGGCTAGGCGTGGCCCTCGAAGGAGAAATTCGCCAGCTCGATCCGGCGGTGCCGACGGTTCTGCTTGCACACTTGATGACGGATACAGCGCGCTTTGGTGCCGAGCGATTTTTGGCGGTGGGCAAGGGTTTCACGATTCCTTTGGCGCTGCTGACGCGGCCCTGTTTTGACTATGTGGCCCTGGGTCATGTGCATCGCCATCAGGTGCTGTGCGAGTCGCCGCCGGTGGTCTATCCCGGCAGTCTGGAGCGGGTGGACTTTAGCGAAGAGGACGAAGAGAAGGGCTATGTGCTGGTGAACTTGGCGCGGGGCGAGACGACGATGGCGTTTTGTCCGGTGCCAGCGCGACCTTTTCGCACGCTCCGGGTCGATGTGTCCACCCAGGACGAGCCCCAGGAGGTCCTGCTCAAGGCGATCGCCAAAGCCCCGATCGCCGAGGCCGTGATTCGGCTGATTTACCAGGTCCGCTCCGAGCAGCTCGACCAAATCGACAACCAAGTCCTGCACCAAGCCCTCAAAGCGGCCCACAGCTATACCATTCAGCCCGAGCTGATCAGCCAGTTGGCCCGACCTCGGCTGCCCGAGCTGGCCGCCGAAGCCAGCCTAGATCCCCTGCGTGCCCTGCAAACCTACCTCACCAGCCGCGAAGATCTGCAAGATATCGAGGCTGACTTGCTGGAGGCGGCCCAGCAGCTGCTGGAGGTGACGGACGAGGAAGACGCGCTCACCGATGAGGCGATCGCCCCTTTGGCGGTTCGCTCTGACGGCAACACCCAGCTGCGCCTGCTCTAG
- a CDS encoding pentapeptide repeat-containing protein: protein MSKRKRFDSRSGSPWRSLAALALVVAPMVGTDAALAEKPEHRKQLLETRRCISCDLSNGDYGRANLSGFDLSNSNLENADFESADLQRTDFSSANLRRADLERADLERADFQSAILNGADLSNSDLSYANLSNSDLSYADLSGSDLDGANFWGANLFQANFDRTNLSNISLNGARLEGANLSNAYLSEYTLRSARLSGVNLRGANLSNFNLNGVDLSNADLSGANLAGANLRGANLRGTNIDGANLNGADLRGADVDFRSVPTGNFQAEASDFSRWGESLFRRGDQRGAIAFYERALSLEPNNVAVIVSRGNALRAMRDYPGALADYERAIAINSNYAPAYNNRGLVYRYQNNLEGAIAEYGRAIEADPSYAEAYNNRAYAYAAQRNYEQVIADASQAIRINGKYAAAYNVRSLARFEKGDYQGALEDGHRAIDSSDGYADAFFNRGRARLRLGDPREATKDLDRAIELNEGMVDAYYYRGLARFDREKYEDAVKDYDRVLSRDPSYAAAYHHRGLAYQQLKKMPQAIADWQQAIALYERQSNIEQQDIVQALLDQVQGPGTVPNRTVPTTAPSP from the coding sequence ATGAGCAAGCGCAAGCGTTTTGATAGCCGCTCTGGCAGCCCTTGGCGATCGCTGGCGGCCCTTGCCCTGGTTGTGGCCCCCATGGTCGGGACAGACGCAGCCCTGGCCGAAAAGCCCGAACACCGCAAGCAGCTCCTGGAAACCCGACGCTGCATCAGCTGCGACCTCAGCAACGGCGACTATGGGCGGGCGAACCTCAGCGGCTTTGACCTGAGCAACAGCAACCTCGAGAACGCCGACTTCGAGAGCGCCGACCTGCAACGCACCGACTTTAGCAGCGCGAACCTGCGGCGGGCCGACCTGGAGCGGGCGGACCTAGAGCGGGCGGACTTTCAAAGCGCCATTCTCAACGGGGCAGACCTGAGCAACAGCGACTTGAGCTATGCCAACTTGAGCAATAGCGATCTGAGCTATGCCGACCTGTCGGGCAGCGACCTAGACGGCGCCAACTTTTGGGGCGCGAATCTTTTCCAGGCCAACTTCGATCGCACCAATCTGAGCAATATTTCTCTCAATGGGGCGCGCCTGGAAGGGGCCAACCTGAGCAATGCTTACTTGTCGGAGTACACGCTGCGATCGGCTCGCCTAAGCGGGGTCAACCTGCGGGGGGCCAACCTGAGTAACTTCAATCTCAATGGCGTCGATCTGAGCAATGCAGACCTCAGCGGGGCAAACCTGGCGGGCGCAAATCTGCGCGGGGCCAATCTGCGGGGCACCAACATTGACGGGGCGAACCTGAATGGCGCTGATCTGCGGGGGGCCGACGTGGACTTTCGCAGTGTGCCCACGGGGAATTTTCAGGCGGAGGCCAGTGACTTTAGCCGGTGGGGCGAGAGCCTGTTTCGGCGCGGGGACCAGCGGGGGGCGATCGCCTTTTACGAGCGCGCCTTGAGCCTGGAGCCCAACAATGTCGCCGTGATCGTCAGCCGGGGCAACGCTCTGCGCGCCATGCGGGACTATCCGGGAGCCCTGGCGGACTACGAGCGGGCGATCGCCATCAACAGCAACTACGCCCCGGCCTACAACAACCGCGGCCTGGTCTATCGCTACCAAAACAACCTAGAAGGGGCGATCGCCGAATATGGCCGCGCCATCGAGGCAGACCCCAGCTACGCCGAGGCCTACAACAACCGGGCCTATGCCTACGCCGCCCAGCGCAACTACGAGCAGGTGATCGCCGATGCGTCCCAGGCGATTCGCATCAACGGTAAGTACGCTGCGGCCTACAACGTGCGCAGCCTCGCCCGCTTCGAAAAAGGAGACTACCAGGGCGCCCTCGAAGACGGCCACCGCGCCATTGACTCCTCGGACGGGTACGCCGACGCCTTCTTTAACCGGGGTCGCGCCCGCCTGCGCCTGGGCGACCCGCGAGAAGCGACCAAAGACCTCGATCGCGCTATCGAGCTGAATGAAGGCATGGTGGACGCCTACTATTACCGGGGCCTCGCCCGCTTCGATCGCGAAAAATACGAGGACGCAGTCAAGGACTACGATCGCGTCCTCAGCCGCGACCCCAGCTACGCCGCCGCTTACCACCACCGGGGCTTGGCCTACCAGCAGCTCAAGAAAATGCCCCAGGCAATCGCCGACTGGCAGCAGGCGATCGCCCTCTACGAGCGGCAAAGCAACATCGAGCAGCAGGACATCGTCCAAGCGCTGCTCGACCAGGTCCAGGGTCCAGGCACAGTTCCCAACCGCACCGTGCCGACGACTGCCCCAAGCCCCTAG
- the argJ gene encoding bifunctional ornithine acetyltransferase/N-acetylglutamate synthase produces MADWQEIPGGVTAPKGYQAAGITAGLKPSGAPDLALIYSEVDAIAAGVFTTSQVRAACVDYCRQRLQAKLSARAILCNAGQANAGTGEQGWRDALESAELLAQALKIPADTVLVASTGVIGQRIKMDAMRSGIPALVEAASSTGSDQASQAIITTDLVTKAIALETHLPVRSTAAKESRPVRIGGIAKGSGMIHPNMATMLAFVTCDASVAPHLWQQMVSRAAERSFNQITVDGDTSTNDSLIALANGQSRTPAITEMGPEAERLEAMLTAVCIHLAKAIARDGEGATCLVEVQVSGAPDDVSARKVARTIAGSSLVKSAIFGRDPNWGRIAAAAGRADVPFDQDELQIKLGDFLLMDRGQPLAFDRAAASDYLKQAAQGVYLQGDTVAIAVKIGAGPGQGTAWGCDLSYDYVRINAEYTT; encoded by the coding sequence ATGGCGGATTGGCAGGAAATTCCGGGGGGCGTGACGGCTCCCAAGGGGTACCAGGCAGCGGGCATCACGGCGGGACTCAAGCCTTCGGGAGCACCGGACTTGGCCTTGATCTATTCAGAAGTGGATGCGATCGCGGCGGGTGTCTTCACGACGAGCCAGGTTCGCGCTGCCTGTGTGGACTACTGCCGTCAGCGATTGCAAGCTAAGCTTAGCGCGCGAGCCATTTTGTGTAATGCCGGTCAGGCAAATGCAGGCACCGGCGAGCAGGGCTGGCGAGACGCCCTCGAAAGCGCCGAGCTGCTGGCCCAGGCCCTGAAGATTCCAGCAGACACGGTGCTGGTGGCTTCGACGGGGGTGATCGGCCAGCGCATCAAGATGGACGCGATGCGATCGGGCATTCCGGCGCTGGTCGAAGCGGCTTCTAGCACCGGATCGGACCAGGCTTCCCAGGCCATCATCACCACGGATCTGGTGACGAAGGCGATCGCCCTTGAGACCCACCTGCCGGTCCGCAGCACCGCTGCCAAGGAAAGCCGCCCCGTGCGCATCGGCGGCATCGCCAAGGGCTCGGGCATGATCCATCCCAACATGGCGACGATGCTCGCTTTTGTGACCTGCGACGCCTCGGTCGCGCCTCACCTGTGGCAGCAGATGGTCAGCCGAGCGGCGGAGCGCAGCTTTAACCAAATCACGGTGGACGGGGACACCAGCACCAATGATTCTCTGATTGCCTTGGCCAATGGCCAGTCCCGGACTCCGGCGATCACCGAGATGGGGCCGGAGGCGGAGCGCCTAGAGGCGATGCTGACGGCGGTGTGTATTCACCTGGCCAAGGCGATCGCCCGCGACGGCGAGGGCGCAACCTGCCTGGTCGAGGTCCAGGTGAGCGGCGCTCCGGACGATGTCTCGGCTCGCAAGGTGGCCCGCACCATTGCCGGATCGTCTCTGGTGAAGTCGGCGATTTTTGGCCGCGACCCAAACTGGGGCCGGATCGCGGCGGCGGCGGGCCGAGCCGATGTGCCCTTCGATCAAGACGAGCTGCAAATCAAGCTGGGTGACTTTTTGCTGATGGACCGGGGCCAGCCTCTGGCCTTTGACCGGGCGGCGGCCAGCGACTATCTCAAGCAGGCGGCCCAGGGGGTCTATCTGCAAGGAGATACCGTGGCGATCGCCGTCAAGATCGGTGCTGGACCCGGTCAGGGGACGGCTTGGGGCTGCGATCTCAGCTACGACTACGTGCGCATCAACGCCGAGTACACCACCTAG